The sequence CGTGGACCGGGGGAACGGCACCGGCGACGCCACGTCGCCGGTGTCCGGGGTCCGACCGGGGCACCCTGCCTCCTGACGCTGCACGACGTCGACGACCTCGTCGAAGTGGAACCGGACACCGTACGCTTCCCGCTCCACCACCTGCCCGCCCCTCAACAGCAGGGGCCATTACGGCAGACCACCGAGCCGAATAGCGCTCCACCACCCGTAAAGAGTCGAGGTCAACGGCAAAAAATACGCCCTGTACTCCGTGATCTTGCTCATTCGTACCTAGCGTCCACAGTTGTAGTGGTACGCAGTGATGACGCCGACGGGGCGGCGGTCTTTGGATCGCGAGTCCACTCGCTCGGTGAACACCACTTTCATGCCGCCGGCGTATGGGTTCCGGAAAGTGCGACTGTCCAGCTTGCAAGCGACCGCACTGCCGCTGGCCGTGTACTTTCCTCGCCCCAACGTCTTGTCGATGTCCTGCTTCATATTCGACCGACTTGAGATCTGGCCGGAGTGACCGGACTCGATGTGGCGCTTGGAGTTCAAGCGGGACGCGATCGCCTTGGTGTTGTCGTGGGAGAAGACGGTCACGGAGGTCGCGCGTGACCTGGGCGTGAGTACGGGGCGTCGGTGGGGCTGGGTGAAGCAGGCGAAGATCGACAGGGGTGAGGGTCCGGCAGTGACGGACCCCGGCGGAGGAGCCGTCCGTCTCCCCGCCCGCACGCTCGGACAACTTGTTTGTGCCGCATCCCGCCGGCACCGGGCTCCAGGCGGTGTGGAAGAAGCCGGACTCCACGATGCTCGCGCTCGGCGAGGCCTGACGCGGTCGAGCCCGCACGGATCGAGGCGATCCTGAGCGACGGTGACGGGTCCGAGGGCAAGGGCCGCTGGCAGAAGGACGAGAGCGGCGGCTTTCTGGAGATGGCCCTGCTGTGCGTGGGGGAAGGGCGCCACGGGGACGGACACCTTCGAACGGTTCCGGGGCATGGACCCCGCCTGATGGCGGCGAGAATTTCCTGAAGCCTCAGGTCCCGCGCCGCTGCGGCCCGAAGCGTACGGGGACGCCGGGGGAGTACAGCACGCTCACCGGCTCCCCGACCGGCGCGGGCAGCCCGCCGGCCGCCACCAGGTCCTCGTCGCACTCCAGCAGCTCCGCCCGGTGGAGGGGCCACCGGGGGTGGGCGTTCGGCAGATAGGCGGTCCGCCCGAAGAAGGAACTGTGCAGGGCCCAACGGGCGGTCAGGAAGTGCTCCAGGGGCGTGGGTTCATCGATGGCCTCCCCCGCCCGCAGCACGATCCGGCTCCGCGCACCGCGCGGTCCGGGCCAGCGCCGGGCGCTCGTGTACGTGAGGGTGTCGCCGGAGCGCGCGATGTCCATCCGGGACCACACGTACGGCAACCGGAACGCGGCCCGCGCCACGAGGACGGGGATCAGCCGCGAGGCGTCGAGGGACCGGAAGACGACACCGCGCCGCCCGCGCTCATCGACCGAGTACAGCCGCACGTTGGTCTCGGGAAAGGTCCCCAGATACGGAAGCCCCGGCAGCCCGAACCCGCCCACCCGGTACATCCGGAACGCCACGAGCCCCACGTACGTCGACGTCCCGTCGAAGGTGTCCGGCACCGTCCCCGCCGGCAGCAGCGGCGCCACATCCGCCGGATCGACCTCCCAGTGCAGGAACGCCAGATCCAGCCAGGACTGCGTGAGCAGCGGCGGCATCGGCGCCCGGGGCGGGTCTGCCGAAACCGGCTCGGGTCCCACCTGCCTCAGCCCGAGGCCCTGATCGGCGAAGGACATGCTTGCAGCATCGCAGATGGGCCGCGACCGCCGCCGGGAGATGACGAGAGCAGGCGGGCACCTCGGGAGGCGGGGCATTCGTCATGACTGAGCCATTGGCCTACACGGACGAGTGGCATCACTAGGCAATGTCGTTTCGCTGCCGCTATCGTCAGGCTATGACGATATGAGCCATGGGAAGACAGCATTCGATGCTTGGAGAGGCTGGCTATGCTGCTGCGGTTCCAGGTCACGAATCACGCTTCGCTGCTGGAGGAACAGGAGCTGTCCCTCATCGCCGCCGACCGGCACCCGGAGCGGGCGGAGTTCCCTTCCCCGGCTGGAGACGAGTTCGCGGTTCCCGTCGTCGCGGTCTACGGGACGAACGCCTCCGGAAAGTCGAACGTGATCGACTCCATCGGCTGGATGCGGTCGGCGGTCCTGACCTCGTTCCGTCGGTGGGACCCCAGCGGCGGAGTTCCACGCCGCACCTTCGCGCTCGGTCAGGGCGCGGCTGAGCGGCCCAGCTCCTTCGCGGTCGACTTCGTCGTCGGCGGGGTGCACCACCAGTTCGGCTTCTCGGTCAACGACGAGCGCGTCACCGAGGAGTGGCTGTACTACTACCCCGAAGGGCGCCAGCGCCGCCTGTACGAGCGCGGGGCGGACGACGTCGTCACCTTCGGGCGGTGGCTCACCGGCCGGCGGAAGCTGATCGCGGAACTGCTCAGGCCGAACAGCCTGTATCTGTCCGTCGCCGCAGCGCAGGGGCACGACCAGCTCGGTGAGGTCTTCCGGTGGTTCAGGTCAGGTCTGCGGATGGCCACCGACCACGACTTCCCCCAGCGCCTCGATCACACTGTGCGGCTCTGTCTCGAAGGCAGGGACGGCCGGGCGGACCAGCCGGTGCTGGACCTCCTCCGCTTCGCCGACCTCGGCGTCTCCGGACTGGAGATCCAGGACTGGGACGAAAGCGTCAGGGAGGACCACCAGCGAATCACACAGGCGCTTCGCGACGCGCTAGGGGACAAGGTGCGCGTGCGGGAGGACGCCAAGCGGCGGGTCAGGGTGGAGCACCGGACCGCTGAGGGTGTCTTCCCGCTTGACCTCGCCTACGAGTCGAGCGGCACGCGTACGTGGATCGGCCTCATCGGCCCCGTCATCACCACGCTGGCCGACGGCGGGGTGCTCTGCGTGGACGAACTCGACGCCCGGTTGCACCCCTATCTGGTGGACGCCCTGGTCGGCATGTTCCAGTCTCCCGAGACCAACAGCAGGGGAGCGCAGCTGGTCTTCAGCACACATGAGGCAGCCCTGCTCGGGCGCAACGTACGGACCGAACTCTTCAGGGATCAGGTCTGGTTCACAGAGAAGGACCCGCGGACTCTGGCCACGCGCCTGTTTCCGCTGACCGAGTTCTCGGTGCGCAACTCGGCCGACAATTTGGAGAGGCGCTATCTGGGCGGGCGCTACGGGGCGGTACCGCATTTGGACGACGACCTGCTGCGGGATGTGGCCGTGGCGTTCCGGCATGGGGGTGGGCGTGAAGCGGGGAAAGCCGCTAAAGCGGACGAAGGGCGTACGTCCGGAGCAGCGTAGGTTTCTCATCTACTGCGAAGGGGAGCGCACCGAGGATCTGTATTTCAAGGGCCTGCGTGCGGATCTGCGGACCCTTCCCGTCGCGGTCTGTCTCGGCGGTGAGCACGGTGAGCCGTTGTCCCTGGTCCGAGCGGCGATCGAGCACAAGGAGCGCGCCCTGCACTCGCCGCAGGACCGCCGTATGGCCTATGACGAGGTCTGGTGCGTGATCGATGTCGAAGCGCCAGCCCCGCACGACGGCCTCGACAGCGCGTTGGACCTTGCCCGGCGGAACGGCGTCGAGGTCGCGCTCACCAACCCGTGCTTCGAGTTATGGATCATGCTTCACTTCAAGGACGTCACGAGGTACAGCACCTCGAACGAGGCGCAGAGAGCGCTGGAGAAGCTCGGTGTCTGCGGCTACTCGACCAGCCGGAAGCATTTGTCCTATGACGCGTTGCGTGACGGCTTCGGCCAGGCGCGGGACCGCGCGGAGGCGCTGAGACAGCGGGCATCGAAGGGGCACCGGCACAACCCGTGGACGGATGTGGACAGGCTGGTTGCCCTGCTGAAAGCGGCTCGGCACGCGTGAGCCCGCGGCCCGCCCCCGCCCCTACCCCTCTCCGTCCTCCGCCAGCTCCGCCACCCCCGTGATCCGGTGCAGGGCGAAGGTGCGGACCTCGTCGGCTGTGTGGTCGTACGCCGTGACGAAGCCGCCCTCCACGCGGACCGGGGCGATCACGCGTTGGCTGGCCGCGCCCTCCGCGTTGACGTAGCCGATCCAGACCGCGGTGCCTGTCATCGCGGCCGCCTGGATCGTGGCCAGGGTCTCCGCCGAGGTGGTGCGGGGGAGGGAGCCGGAGGTCGTGGTGGACGACGAGGCGGTGTTCGCCGGGTCCTTGCGGACCACTGTGGCGGCCGTGTCGCCCGCGCGGATGGCTCGTACCGCCGCGCCGAGCAGGGTGTCGTCCGGGGTCGGGGGGCCTTCCGGGACGGGGGTGGGAGGGGTGCGGGGCGGGGTGCGGCGGGCTCCGGCTCGGGTGATCAGGACGTCGCCCTCGGCGGATTCGGCGGCGGGGGCGTACCCCATCTCGCGCAGCGCTTCGAGGAGGGCGCCGGGGTCGGCCTGGGAGGCCAGGACCGTGGGGGCCAGGCGGCGCAGGCGCAGGCCCGTGGAGCGGCGGTCGGCCAGGATCTCGTTGAGGACCGCCTCGTCGTCGCAGCGTACGTACGCGGAGGCCGCCCCGATCCGCAGGTGGCCGTGGCGGCGGGCCACGTCGTCGATCAGGTAGCTCAGCGGCTGCGGCACCGGCGTACGGCTGTGCGCGGCCAGGAACGCGTGCAGGTCGGCCGCCGCCTGCCCGGCGTCCAGGGCGCGGCGGACCGAGCCGGGCGTGAAGCGGTACACCGTCGCCCCGCCCTTCGACTCCACGTCCGCCAGGACGGAGAGGGTCTCCGCGAGGGGGCGTTCCAGGGGGCCCGGCGCCACCGCCGTCAGGTCCGCCTGGAGCAGGACGTGGTCCAAGGGTTCGGGGAGGAGCGGGGCCAGGAGGGCGGCCGCCGCCTCCTCTCCCTCGTTCAGGAGTGCGCGGGCCTGCGCGGAGAGCGCACCCCGGCCCGTGATCCCCAGCAGCTCCGACTCGTTCAGCGTCCAGAGCGCCAGGCGGGAGCGGAGGTCCGTCCCCTCCGCGGAGGGCGCCGAACTCCGCAACGGGCGTTCCCAGCGCAGCCGTTGCAGCAGCGTCTCCGGGTCGGGCGCGGTGCCCGGCGGCAGTTCGGCGAAGAGGGCGAGGACCCGGCGCCGTACGTCGGGGGCCGCCGAACGGTCCAGCTCGGGGCCGAGTGCGGAGAGCGCCCGCCCCTTCGCGTCCTGGCCGCCGACCAGACCCGGCACCCGGGTGGCCGGGAGCCAGGCGGTGGCGAGGTGGGTCCAGCGGTCCTGGGCGGAGAGGTCCAGCCACTCGTCGTACGCGGGCGTGGGCGCGTACCGCTCGTCCGTCTCACCGTCGGTGGCCAACAGCCCTGCCGCGTAGGCTAGTTCGACCCAGAACGCGGCGATCGGCTCCGTCACCTCCAGCGCGGCCGCCACCCGTTTCAGCTCCCGTACGCTCAGCCCGCCCGCGCGCAGGATCGCCGGGCCGCCGCCGTTCCAGAGCTTCAGCAGCTCCTCGACCGTGGACAGCGCCGTGAACGCCTGCCCGGCCGCCGCTCTGTCCACAGCCTGTGGATCGCGTTCGGCGGCCGTCGCGACGACCGGGGGGACCGGTTCCGGTACGCGGTGCGCGCGCCCGGCGCGCAGATGCAGGGCCGCCTCGCGCGGCAGGACCACCGTCCGCGTCGAGACCGGGAGGAGCAGGCCCCGGTCCCGCAGCCACTTCACGGGCGGGGTGGGGTTCGGGGTGACCTCCCCGTACGGCGGGCCCCACACCAGCCGGTCCAGGACCGACAGCGCCTCCACCGGGGCCGTGTCCAGCAGCTCCGCCATCCGCGTCCGGTCCGTGAAGAGGGCCGAGAGTGCCGCCACCGCCGAGACCGGGTCGTGCGTGGCAGGGAGTCCCGTCGCCGCCAGGATCTCCTGGAGGCGGCCCGGCGACATCCCCGCCGTCGCCTCCGCGACCGTCGGCCCCAGGCCGGTGGGGGAAGGGTGCTGCGGGGACGGGGCCAGCAGCTCGCGGGCCGTACGCACCAGCCGCAGCCGTTCGTCCTCGCCCCAGACCAGGGCCTGTTCGCGCAGTGTCGCCAACGCGCCCGGCAGCGCGGCCGTGACCGCCGCCCCCACGTCGTCGCGCTGCTCGCCGTCGTCCAGCCCGTCGCCGGTGAGGAGCGAGAGCAGCGTGTCGTACGGGGCCGGGTCCGGCGCCACCGCCAGCGCCTCGGCGGTCTGGAGCGCGAACCGGTCCAGGTGCTCCAGCGCGCGGACCACGGAGGCCCTGGTTCCGGCCCTGGTGGCGAGCTGGGTGATGTCGTTCGGCACCGGGTTGAGGAGGTCGGGGCGGGCACGCAGCAGCCCGGCCAGCGATTCGTCGCCCCGGGCGCGCAGGGCTTCGGCGAGCGTGCGCGGTGGTGTGGTCGTCCCCATCCGTCCCACGTTAGCCGCTGAAACGCTACCGTCGGGGCAGGGCCGCAAGAGGGGATGCACCGCGTGGGGATCGAGAGCGACCAGCTCGTCTACGACTACCTGAGCCGGGTCGGCGACCTGGCCCAGCAGCAACAGCTGTCCTCCGGCGCCCGGATGCGGCTCGTGTCGACCCTGCGCGGCGAGATCGACCGCCGCCGCGCGAGCGAGGGCGCGGACTCCCCGGCGGCCGTGCGGCGGATCATCGGCCGCCTCGGGAGCCCGGCCGAACTGGTCAGCGCGGCGGCGGAGTCGGGCGACGGGTCGGTGCCGCTGCCGTCGGCGCGTACGGGGGGCGGTGCGGGCCTTCCCCGGCCCCGGAGCGGGTTCCTCCGCAAGAGCCCGAAGGAGCCGGAGGCGCCGGGGGCTCCGGACGAGCCGAGGCCGGCGTCCGGCCCCGCCTCCGGTCCCGTCCCCGATCCCGGCCCGAAAGCCGGTTCCTGGCGGGGCGCGTCGCGGTGGGGTGCGGGGGGCGGTGCGAGGGCGGGGAGCGGGAGGAGCGGCGACGCGGACGCCGGACGTGCCGAGGCCCGGTTCCGTACGGAGACCGGCTATGCGTCCGACTCCCGTACGGACTTCACGAAGGCCCCCGGCCCTGACTCCCGTACGAACCTCACGAACTACGCGTCCGACTCCCGTACGGACCTCACGAAGAGCCCCGGCGCCGACCCCCGTACAGGGTCCGGTCCCGGAGACCACCCCCGTACGGACTTCACGAAGTCCACCGGCCCCGACGAAGACCTCCCCGCCGACCCCACCCCCTGGCCCCACCCCTCCGCCCCCCACGTCCTCGGCCCCGACCAGCAGAGCAGCGACGACGAGTGGTGGCGCCTGGAGCCCGGGCCCTTCGATGCCGGGACCGCCATCCCCGGGTTCTTCGGCGGCATCGAGGCCCCGGAACTCCTCGGCAGGCGCCCGCAGAAGCCCGACGCCGCCGACAAGGAGGAAGAGGGCGACGGCCTCGACGCGGAAGACACGGAAGAGGGCGACGGCACCGACGAGCAAGAACCCCGCCGCGCCCTCCGCATCCCCCGCCCGCGCCGCCGCAAGCCCGTCGTCGTAGCCGAACCCGTGGTCGCCGCCGCCCCCGCCCGGCGCGGCGGCTTCGCCCACCCCCTGCTGCTCCTGGCCGCCGTGCTGCTCATCGCCGGGGTGGTCACCGGGTCCTGGATCCCGCTCGCGGGC is a genomic window of Streptomyces sp. SID8374 containing:
- a CDS encoding helicase C-terminal domain-containing protein — protein: MGTTTPPRTLAEALRARGDESLAGLLRARPDLLNPVPNDITQLATRAGTRASVVRALEHLDRFALQTAEALAVAPDPAPYDTLLSLLTGDGLDDGEQRDDVGAAVTAALPGALATLREQALVWGEDERLRLVRTARELLAPSPQHPSPTGLGPTVAEATAGMSPGRLQEILAATGLPATHDPVSAVAALSALFTDRTRMAELLDTAPVEALSVLDRLVWGPPYGEVTPNPTPPVKWLRDRGLLLPVSTRTVVLPREAALHLRAGRAHRVPEPVPPVVATAAERDPQAVDRAAAGQAFTALSTVEELLKLWNGGGPAILRAGGLSVRELKRVAAALEVTEPIAAFWVELAYAAGLLATDGETDERYAPTPAYDEWLDLSAQDRWTHLATAWLPATRVPGLVGGQDAKGRALSALGPELDRSAAPDVRRRVLALFAELPPGTAPDPETLLQRLRWERPLRSSAPSAEGTDLRSRLALWTLNESELLGITGRGALSAQARALLNEGEEAAAALLAPLLPEPLDHVLLQADLTAVAPGPLERPLAETLSVLADVESKGGATVYRFTPGSVRRALDAGQAAADLHAFLAAHSRTPVPQPLSYLIDDVARRHGHLRIGAASAYVRCDDEAVLNEILADRRSTGLRLRRLAPTVLASQADPGALLEALREMGYAPAAESAEGDVLITRAGARRTPPRTPPTPVPEGPPTPDDTLLGAAVRAIRAGDTAATVVRKDPANTASSSTTTSGSLPRTTSAETLATIQAAAMTGTAVWIGYVNAEGAASQRVIAPVRVEGGFVTAYDHTADEVRTFALHRITGVAELAEDGEG
- a CDS encoding ATP-binding protein, whose translation is MERLAMLLRFQVTNHASLLEEQELSLIAADRHPERAEFPSPAGDEFAVPVVAVYGTNASGKSNVIDSIGWMRSAVLTSFRRWDPSGGVPRRTFALGQGAAERPSSFAVDFVVGGVHHQFGFSVNDERVTEEWLYYYPEGRQRRLYERGADDVVTFGRWLTGRRKLIAELLRPNSLYLSVAAAQGHDQLGEVFRWFRSGLRMATDHDFPQRLDHTVRLCLEGRDGRADQPVLDLLRFADLGVSGLEIQDWDESVREDHQRITQALRDALGDKVRVREDAKRRVRVEHRTAEGVFPLDLAYESSGTRTWIGLIGPVITTLADGGVLCVDELDARLHPYLVDALVGMFQSPETNSRGAQLVFSTHEAALLGRNVRTELFRDQVWFTEKDPRTLATRLFPLTEFSVRNSADNLERRYLGGRYGAVPHLDDDLLRDVAVAFRHGGGREAGKAAKADEGRTSGAA
- a CDS encoding DUF2071 domain-containing protein, giving the protein MPPLLTQSWLDLAFLHWEVDPADVAPLLPAGTVPDTFDGTSTYVGLVAFRMYRVGGFGLPGLPYLGTFPETNVRLYSVDERGRRGVVFRSLDASRLIPVLVARAAFRLPYVWSRMDIARSGDTLTYTSARRWPGPRGARSRIVLRAGEAIDEPTPLEHFLTARWALHSSFFGRTAYLPNAHPRWPLHRAELLECDEDLVAAGGLPAPVGEPVSVLYSPGVPVRFGPQRRGT
- a CDS encoding RloB family protein; this translates as MKRGKPLKRTKGVRPEQRRFLIYCEGERTEDLYFKGLRADLRTLPVAVCLGGEHGEPLSLVRAAIEHKERALHSPQDRRMAYDEVWCVIDVEAPAPHDGLDSALDLARRNGVEVALTNPCFELWIMLHFKDVTRYSTSNEAQRALEKLGVCGYSTSRKHLSYDALRDGFGQARDRAEALRQRASKGHRHNPWTDVDRLVALLKAARHA